The genome window GATCCGCGAGTACTTCGAGGACGTGGACGCTCTCGATCTCGTGCTGATCGAGGAGGACGAGCGGCGGGGGCTCGCACCCGCGCTCAACGAGGCGTACGAGGCGGCGCAAAACGAGATGGTCGTTAAGACCGACTGTGACTCGAAGCTGCCGCCGGACGTGCTCCGCGAGGCGGCGGCGAACCTCGCCGACGAGGAGGTCGACGCCGTCACGGGGCGGAACGTCGAGGTCCTCGGCGGCAGCGAGGTGGAATCGGGTTATCGCGGCGTGCAGTCGCACATCCAGCAGCTGGAGTCGCACCTCGACTCAACGCTCATCTTCCACGGGCCCTTCTCTGCGTTTGAGAACGACGCGCTGTTGTCGATCGACCCGAACTCGCTGGCCGACGACACGGAGCTCGCGCTGAAGATCCGTCGTCAGGGCGGCCGAGTGGTGTTCGATCCCGCGGTAGAATACATGGAGGCGAGTCACTCGGCGTTCGTCAAGCGCCGGAAGCAGAAGGATCGCCGGGCGATGGGATTGATTCAACTACTGGTCCAGCACCGAGACGCACTTGGACGGTACGGGAGATACGGGATGGTAGTGTTGCCGTTCAACTGGTGGTTCATGATTGCGTCGCCGTGGCTGCTGGCACTGACGCTAGCGGTCGGGACGGTCGGCTCCGTGATCGCGTTCGGTGTGGCGGGGCTCGCGTTGCCGCTCGTCTTCGGACTGTTCACGTACTTGGGGCAGAAGGACGTGCTCGGACCTGTACAAGCACTGTATTCTTTGCTCGATACGCAGGTGTCGTTGTTGCGTGCGTGTGTAGAATTGTTACGCGGAAAGGGCGACGGTACATGGGAAGCTGACGCAGAATTGAGGGAAGCGTTCGACTAGTCGGTCAACTCCCGGAATTGGTTGGACAAGTACAAACTATTTTATTGCTCTCAGGGAATAAAATACCGATGGCAAATTCGGGAACCTCCCTTCTCCAGTCCGGATTACAGATTTATCGGACACAGGGGCTCTGGCAACTGACACGTGAGGCTTTTTATTATTGTTATGAGTCTACACTCAGAGCCGGTTGTTCACTCTTCGGCGACCGACAGGGCGACAATATCTACGAGGACGACTGGGACGTTCTGTTGATTCTCGACGCTTGTCGTGTCGACCTCCTTCGAGAGGTCACTGGTGAGTATCCGTTTCTGGACGTCATCGAAACCCGGCGTTCAGTAGGAAGTACCTCTGCCGAGTGGATGAATAACACGTTCACGGCAAAGCACCAAGATGTAGTCG of Halorubrum trapanicum contains these proteins:
- a CDS encoding glycosyltransferase, which translates into the protein MNVFAAAALGLLGVTAAPYLVFLGLYAWVRPEGSPAAKEPAEPTVSVVLPTYNEARIIHAKLDDLLELDYPMAKIELVVVDSSTDETRSLIREYFEDVDALDLVLIEEDERRGLAPALNEAYEAAQNEMVVKTDCDSKLPPDVLREAAANLADEEVDAVTGRNVEVLGGSEVESGYRGVQSHIQQLESHLDSTLIFHGPFSAFENDALLSIDPNSLADDTELALKIRRQGGRVVFDPAVEYMEASHSAFVKRRKQKDRRAMGLIQLLVQHRDALGRYGRYGMVVLPFNWWFMIASPWLLALTLAVGTVGSVIAFGVAGLALPLVFGLFTYLGQKDVLGPVQALYSLLDTQVSLLRACVELLRGKGDGTWEADAELREAFD